One Glycine soja cultivar W05 chromosome 2, ASM419377v2, whole genome shotgun sequence genomic region harbors:
- the LOC114379256 gene encoding protein NRT1/ PTR FAMILY 4.6-like — MELEAPQVSTWEGYVDWRNKPALRGRHGGMLAASFVLVAEILENLAFLANASNLVLYLRQYMHMSPSKSANNVTNFMGTAFLLALLGGFLSDAFFTTYRVYLISAVIEFLGLIVLTIQARDPSLKPPKCDLDTPCQEVNGSKAAMLFIGLYLVALGVGGIKGSLPAHGGEQFDETTPSGRKQRSTFFNYFVFCLSCGALIAVTFVVWIEDNKGWQWGFAISTISIFVSIPVFLAGSPTYKNKIPSGSPLTTILKVLIAALLNSCTYKNTSSAVVNMTSSPSNPHSGRTESQQETVKASTTTETPTSNLKFLNKAVTNKPRYSSLECTVQQVEDVKVVLKMLPIFACTIILNCCLAQLSTFSVEQAATMDTKLGSLKVPPSSLPVFPVVFIMILAPIYDHIIIPYTRKATKSEMGITHLQRIGFGLVLSIVAMAVAAIVEIKRKRVATQSGLLDDPTKPLPITFLWIAFQYLFLGSADLFTLAGLLEFFFTEAPIRMRSLATSLSWASLAMGYYLSSVIVSIVNSVTGNGTHNKPWLSGANFNHYHLEKFYWLMCVLSGLNFLHYLYWATKYKYRGTGTTN, encoded by the exons ATG GAACTAGAAGCTCCACAAGTTAGCACATGGGAAGGGTATGTGGATTGGAGGAACAAGCCTGCTCTTAGAGGTCGCCATGGAGGCATGCTTGCAGCCTCCTTTGTTCTGG TGGCGGAGATATTGGAGAATCTGGCGTTTTTGGCCAATGCTAGCAACTTGGTGTTGTACCTGAGGCAGTACATGCACATGTCACCTTCAAAGTCTGCGAACAATGTCACCAATTTCATGGGAACAGCCTTTCTTCTTGCCCTCCTCGGTGGTTTCTTATCCGATGCCTTTTTCACCACTTATCGTGTCTACCTGATAAGTGCAGTTATTGAGTTCCTG GGTCTGATTGTACTCACCATCCAAGCTCGTGATCCTTCATTGAAGCCACCAAAGTGTGACTTAGACACCCCATGTCAAGAAGTTAATGGTAGCAAAGCAGCAATGTTGTTCATTGGCCTCTATCTGGTGGCTCTGGGGGTTGGAGGAATCAAAGGGTCACTGCCAGCACATGGTGGTGAGCAATTTGATGAAACCACCCCATCTGGGAGGAAGCAGAGATCAACCTTCTTCAACTACTTCGTCTTCTGCCTATCATGCGGTGCCCTTATTGCAGTTACTTTTGTGGTGTGGATTGAAGACAACAAAGGGTGGCAATGGGGTTTTGCAATATCTACTATTAGCATATTTGTGTCTATCCCAGTATTCTTGGCCGGTTCACCAACCTACAAGAACAAGATCCCTTCAGGAAGCCCACTTACAACCATTTTAAAG GTTCTTATTGCTGCTTTACTGAATAGCTGCACCTACAAAAACACTAGCAGTGCAGTTGTGAATATGACTTCAAGCCCTTCTAATCCACACTCAGGTAGAACAGAATCACAACAAGAAACTGTTAAAGCAAGCACAACAACTGAAACCCCAACAAGCAACCTCAAGTTTCTCAACAAAGCAGTTACAAACAAGCCAAGGTATTCATCACTAGAATGCACTGTACAACAAGTAGAAGATGTCAAGGTAGTATTGAAAATGCTACCCATATTTGCTTGCACCATCATCCTCAACTGTTGCCTAGCTCAATTGTCCACATTCTCTGTTGAACAAGCAGCCACAATGGACACCAAGCTTGGTTCCCTAAAGGTTCCACCGTCTTCGCTACCGGTTTTCCCGGTGGTATTCATCATGATCCTAGCACCAATCTATGACCACATCATCATCCCCTACACAAGGAAAGCAACCAAGTCAGAAATGGGAATCACACACCTCCAAAGGATTGGTTTTGGATTGGTACTCTCCATAGTTGCCATGGCAGTGGCTGCTATTGttgaaatcaaaaggaaaagaGTGGCAACTCAGTCAGGGCTACTTGATGATCCAACCAAACCACTTCCTATCACATTCTTGTGGATTGCTTTTCAGTACTTGTTCCTTGGATCTGCTGATCTTTTCACCTTGGCAGGATTGTTGGAATTTTTCTTCACAGAGGCACCAATAAGAATGAGATCATTGGCTACTTCTCTTTCTTGGGCTTCTTTGGCAATGGGGTACTACCTAAGTTCAGTGATTGTGTCTATAGTAAACAGTGTCACTGGAAATGGCACCCACAATAAACCATGGCTATCCGGTGCCAACTTTAACCACTATCACCTAGAGAAGTTCTATTGGCTCATGTGTGTGCTAAGTGGGTTGAACTTCCTACACTACTTGTATTGGGCCACTAAGTACAAATATAGAGGAACAGGTACTACTAATTAA